In the genome of Streptomyces violaceoruber, the window GGTGCGCTTCACGGGGAGGATGCGTAGGAGCAGTACACAGCTCGCCGACGAGACCCGGCCAGGGGCCGAATACATGAACTACGGGCAGGCTGCGACCGGTGCTTCGTAGATTCCCACAAGGGCCCGCGAGGGCCCCGGAGGGGTCAGGGCCGGTCCGCCTCGAAGTCCGCCTCGAAGGTGCGCAGCAGGTCGGCCGCCACGCTCACGGCGATGGTCGCAGGCTCCTTGCCGGTGATGTCGGCCAGCCCGATCGGGGTCTTGATCCGGTCGATGAGGGCGTCGTCGTGGCCGCCCTCGCCGGCGAGGCGCTTGCGGAAGCGCGCCCACTTGGCCGCCGAGCCGATCAGTCCGATGGACCCCAGATGGTCCGTGCGCAGGGCGGCGTCGCACAGGGCGGCGTCCTCGGCGTGGTCGTGGGTCATGATCAGGACGTGGGTGCCGGGCGGCAGCTCGGCCAGCACCTCCTCCGGCAGCAGCGGCGTGTGGTGCGTGTGCACCTGCGCCACGGCGTCCGACAGCACGCCGAGCCGCTCCTCGGTCAGGAGCTCGGCGCGGCTGTCGACCAGGTGGAGGTCGATGTCCTGACGGGCCAGGATCCGGGCCAGTTCCAGACCGACGTGCCCGACGCCGAAGACCGCCACCGCCCGGACCACCGGCAGCGGTTCGAGCAGCACGGCGACGGTGCCGCCGCAGCACTGCACGCCGTGCCGGTTGGTCACCTTGTCGTTGAGGGCGAAGTCCAGCATCTCCGGTTCCGGTGCGGCCGCCGCGATCATCTCCCGGGCCCGGTCGACGGCGACTGCCTCGACGTTGCCGCCACCGATCGAGCCCCAGGTCCCGGTCCGCCCCACGACGAGTTTGGCACCGGCGTCACGCGGGGCGTGGCCGCGCACGGTCGCGACGGTCACCAGCACGCCGGGCTCCCGGCGGGCCCGCAACCGCGCGACCGCGGCGATCCAGGTCATGTCAGGCACCGCTCAGCGCTTCCACGCCGGTGCGGACCGCGACGGCGTCGGAGGCCGCCGCGCCGTGGGTGCGGCCGTCCCCGGCGGTGCCGCCCTGCCGGGCCGACTCGATCGCCCAGTACACCGCCTCCGGCGTGGCGGGCGAGGCCAGTTCGACGGCCGTCCCCCTCGGCCCGAACGCGGCGGCCGCCTGGCGCAGCGCCTCGCGCACCGAGAAGGCCAGCATCAGCGGGGGCTCGCCCACCGCCTTGGACCCGAAGACCGCCCCCTCTTCGGTGGCGTTCTCCAGGAGGGTGACGTTGAACTCCTCGGGCATCTCCGAGAAGCTCGGCAGCTTGTAGGTGCTGGCGGCCTGGGTCAGCAGGCGGCCGCGGTTCGGGCCGTCACCGGTGTCCCAGCGCAGGTCCTCCAGCGTCAGCCAGC includes:
- the xdhC gene encoding xanthine dehydrogenase accessory protein XdhC; its protein translation is MTWIAAVARLRARREPGVLVTVATVRGHAPRDAGAKLVVGRTGTWGSIGGGNVEAVAVDRAREMIAAAAPEPEMLDFALNDKVTNRHGVQCCGGTVAVLLEPLPVVRAVAVFGVGHVGLELARILARQDIDLHLVDSRAELLTEERLGVLSDAVAQVHTHHTPLLPEEVLAELPPGTHVLIMTHDHAEDAALCDAALRTDHLGSIGLIGSAAKWARFRKRLAGEGGHDDALIDRIKTPIGLADITGKEPATIAVSVAADLLRTFEADFEADRP